A genomic segment from Lignipirellula cremea encodes:
- the sucD gene encoding succinate--CoA ligase subunit alpha — MSILVNKDTRVICQGITGKSGAFHTRGCLEYGTKVVAGVTPGKGGQTAEGLPVFDTVEEAVAQTGANATMIFVPPPFTADAILEAVDAGIEVIVAITEGVPVLDMVRVYEVVRASNSVLIGPNCPGLITAEECKIGIMPGYIHQRGKVGVMSRSGTLTYEAVWQTSSLGLGQTTCVGLGGDPIVGTSFIDLFKLYEADDETEAILMMGEIGGTAEEEAAAYVKEHVTKPVAAFIAGRTAPPGKRMGHAGAIISGGKGTAEEKIAALEAAGIEVAQSPADMGAAVKRALSR; from the coding sequence ATGAGCATTCTTGTCAATAAAGACACCCGCGTTATCTGCCAAGGCATCACCGGAAAATCGGGCGCCTTTCATACTCGCGGCTGCCTGGAATATGGGACCAAAGTCGTCGCCGGCGTTACCCCCGGCAAGGGCGGCCAGACTGCCGAGGGCTTGCCCGTGTTTGACACGGTGGAAGAAGCCGTCGCGCAAACAGGCGCCAACGCCACGATGATCTTTGTCCCCCCGCCGTTCACCGCCGACGCCATCCTGGAAGCGGTCGACGCTGGCATCGAAGTGATTGTCGCCATCACCGAAGGCGTGCCGGTGCTCGACATGGTCCGCGTGTACGAAGTCGTCCGCGCCAGCAACTCGGTGCTGATCGGCCCTAACTGCCCGGGTCTGATCACGGCCGAAGAATGCAAGATCGGCATCATGCCCGGCTACATCCACCAGCGCGGCAAGGTCGGCGTGATGAGCCGCAGCGGCACGCTCACCTATGAAGCGGTCTGGCAGACTTCCAGTCTGGGGCTGGGCCAGACCACCTGCGTCGGCCTGGGCGGCGATCCGATCGTCGGCACCAGTTTTATCGACCTCTTCAAACTGTACGAAGCGGACGACGAGACCGAAGCGATCCTGATGATGGGCGAAATCGGCGGCACGGCCGAAGAAGAGGCGGCCGCCTACGTGAAAGAACATGTCACCAAGCCAGTCGCCGCGTTCATTGCCGGTCGGACAGCTCCTCCCGGCAAACGGATGGGCCACGCCGGCGCCATTATTTCCGGCGGTAAAGGCACCGCGGAAGAAAAGATCGCCGCCCTGGAAGCCGCCGGCATCGAAGTCGCCCAAAGCCCGGCCGACATGGGCGCCGCCGTGAAACGCGCCCTGTCTCGCTAG
- a CDS encoding YkgJ family cysteine cluster protein — protein MSEEKWYAGGLQFECTGCGDCCTGTPGYVWVSEEEIAVLAAHLETDIDNFEKFYVRRIGARKSLKELPQVNFDCIFLDEARRCTVYEARPLQCRTWPFWDSNLKTKETWKQTCSVCPGSGEGKLHSIEQIEHQRNTVHL, from the coding sequence ATGAGTGAAGAAAAGTGGTACGCCGGCGGTTTACAGTTTGAGTGCACCGGCTGCGGCGATTGCTGCACCGGTACGCCCGGTTATGTATGGGTGTCGGAAGAAGAAATCGCCGTGCTGGCGGCGCACCTGGAAACAGATATCGACAATTTTGAAAAGTTCTACGTGCGGAGAATCGGCGCGCGGAAGTCGCTGAAAGAGCTGCCGCAAGTGAACTTCGACTGCATCTTTCTGGACGAAGCCCGCCGCTGCACGGTCTACGAGGCGCGGCCCCTGCAGTGCCGCACCTGGCCGTTCTGGGATTCCAATCTTAAAACGAAGGAAACCTGGAAGCAGACCTGCAGCGTTTGCCCCGGCAGCGGCGAGGGGAAGCTCCATTCGATCGAGCAGATCGAACACCAGCGCAACACTGTGCACCTGTAA
- a CDS encoding sialidase family protein, which produces MTGYFPPVALLAAEPAANEMPAVAVPGENGYLRSELIYPLDDKPTPQCHASTLVETKFGLVAAWFGGKHERNDDVGIWVSRQEEGEWTRPVEVVNGVQSDDLRYPCWNPVLFQPSKGPLLLFYKVGPSPSTWWGMATRSTDGGKTWEAPWKLGKDDKVGHLLGPVKNKPIELEDGGILCPSSTEHQGWRVHFELTRDQGKTWQVIGPIHDGKEFGAIQPSILRYPDGRMQVLCRSQQNVIAQSWSEDNGATWGPMTATSLPNPNSGTDAVTLADGRQLLVYNHTTRGVIFPSGRNMLNIALSTDGDAWRTVMTLERDRGEYSYPAVIQTADGLVHVLYTWQRQTLKHVVVDPRQLSQK; this is translated from the coding sequence TTGACGGGATATTTCCCGCCAGTCGCATTGCTGGCGGCGGAGCCAGCCGCCAACGAGATGCCCGCAGTCGCCGTGCCGGGCGAGAACGGTTACCTGCGAAGCGAGCTGATCTATCCGCTGGACGACAAGCCGACGCCGCAGTGTCATGCTTCGACACTGGTCGAGACGAAGTTCGGGCTGGTCGCGGCCTGGTTTGGCGGCAAGCATGAAAGAAACGACGACGTCGGCATCTGGGTGTCCCGCCAGGAAGAGGGCGAATGGACCCGACCGGTTGAGGTCGTCAACGGCGTGCAGTCCGACGACCTCCGCTATCCGTGCTGGAATCCAGTTCTCTTCCAGCCGAGCAAGGGGCCTTTGTTGCTGTTCTATAAGGTCGGTCCCAGCCCATCGACCTGGTGGGGCATGGCGACCCGTTCGACCGACGGCGGCAAAACCTGGGAGGCGCCCTGGAAGCTGGGGAAAGACGACAAAGTTGGCCACCTGCTGGGGCCTGTCAAGAATAAGCCGATCGAACTCGAAGACGGCGGGATTCTGTGCCCTTCCAGCACCGAGCATCAGGGCTGGCGCGTGCACTTCGAACTGACCCGAGACCAGGGGAAAACCTGGCAGGTGATCGGCCCCATCCACGACGGCAAGGAGTTTGGCGCCATTCAGCCGAGCATTCTCCGTTACCCCGACGGACGCATGCAGGTGCTTTGCCGCTCGCAGCAGAATGTCATCGCCCAGAGCTGGTCAGAGGATAACGGAGCGACCTGGGGCCCCATGACGGCGACCTCGCTTCCCAATCCGAACTCGGGGACAGACGCTGTCACCCTGGCCGACGGACGGCAGTTGCTGGTTTATAACCATACCACCCGGGGCGTGATTTTCCCGTCCGGCCGGAACATGCTGAACATCGCCCTGTCGACCGATGGCGATGCGTGGCGCACGGTCATGACCCTGGAACGGGATCGGGGCGAGTATTCGTATCCGGCCGTGATTCAAACGGCGGACGGTCTGGTGCACGTGCTGTATACGTGGCAGCGGCAAACGCTCAAGCATGTGGTGGTGGACCCGCGGCAGTTGTCCCAGAAATAA
- a CDS encoding Hsp20/alpha crystallin family protein, whose product MARSLVQWRNRLPNEFNAEIDGLLHTFFGPEAGAGSYTPHANYSETEAGYEISLDLPGIEPDAVSIELLEGKLVISGERAQEAEQEGRTWHRVERRWGHFERSVTLPKAVDPERIDASFKNGVLLVTLPKREAVKPKKIEIRSE is encoded by the coding sequence ATGGCGCGTTCTCTTGTCCAATGGCGTAACCGTTTGCCGAACGAGTTTAACGCGGAGATCGACGGCTTGCTGCATACCTTCTTCGGTCCCGAGGCTGGCGCCGGCAGTTATACTCCGCACGCGAATTACTCGGAGACCGAAGCCGGCTACGAGATTTCCCTCGACCTGCCCGGCATCGAGCCCGACGCCGTCAGCATTGAGCTGCTCGAAGGGAAGCTGGTCATCTCGGGCGAACGAGCCCAGGAAGCAGAGCAGGAAGGCCGCACCTGGCACCGCGTGGAACGACGCTGGGGCCATTTTGAACGGTCTGTCACGCTGCCCAAGGCCGTCGATCCGGAGAGGATCGATGCCTCCTTCAAGAACGGCGTGCTCCTGGTCACCCTGCCCAAACGGGAAGCAGTAAAGCCGAAGAAGATTGAGATCCGCTCCGAGTAA